From Cucumis melo cultivar AY chromosome 1, USDA_Cmelo_AY_1.0, whole genome shotgun sequence, a single genomic window includes:
- the LOC103500600 gene encoding uncharacterized protein LOC103500600 isoform X1: MLSSGRQSQSLRMIVCRSLFRVDRFLKYTTPYVLHQTGLYAYNGWRLNANMTGKTEFKSAADQKKKRKTISQAWRPVCTHACSSEDLSVKDDRVESEDGSQVQEMDCRMHSSTASAQPVEVVEEINVVTELSVNVGGDTNLEGQSVPSGEKFSVKLNVGSSLIRFVRGKGGSTQERIEEEMGVKIMIPSSKREEFVVIEGNSVDSVTKASEKIQSIIDEATKSPSLDYSHFVSLPLAIHPELVEKLINFQNSILRSSESCLDETEDSDTNEDNTDNEVEVQHTVNAPDVAVELQVDDKREQIKANINIPVVSYLPKTSKVSTPSDLGIDKSIFIKPKTFHLTVLMLKLWNKERVDAASEVLRGISSKIMDALDNRPVLIRLKGLDCMRGSLAKARVLYAPVEEIGDEGRLLRACQVVIDAFTEAGLVLEKDAKHKLKLHATVMNARHRKSKKKKKFDSFDAREIFKQYGSEEWGEYHIREAHLSQRFVFDENGYYHCCASIPFPHEQQHMQVD; encoded by the exons ATGCTCTCTTCCGGTCGACAAAGCCAGAGTTTGCGAATGATAGTTTGCCGGTCTCTTTTCAG AGTCGACCGCTTCTTGAAATATACAACTCCGTATGTCCTACACCAGACG GGACTTTATGCTTATAATGGTTGGAGATTGAATGCAAATATGACTGGTAAAACGGAATTTAAGAGTGCCGCTGACCAGAAGAAAAAGCGCAAAACAATCAGCCAAGCATGGAGACCAGTGTGTACCCACGCTTGTTCTTCTGAGG ATTTGTCGGTTAAGGATGATAGAGTTGAGTCAGAGGATGGAAGTCAAGTTCAAGAAATGGACTGCAGAATGCATTCCAGTACAGCTAGTGCTCAACCAGTAGAAGTAGTTGAAGAAATTAATGTCGTGACTGAGCTAAGTGTAAATGTTGGTGGAGACACGAACTTGGAGGGTCAATCTGTGCCTTCTGGTGAGAAGTTTTCAGTGAAACTGAAT GTAGGGAGCTCTCTAATTCGATTTGTCAGAGGGAAAGG TGGATCTACACAGGAAAGGATTGAAGAAGAGATGGGAGTCAAGATAATGATTCCATCATCTAAGAGGGAAGAATTCGTTG TTATTGAAGGTAACTCGGTTGACAGTGTAACCAAAGCTTCAGAAAAAATACAATCAATAATTGACGAG GCAACTAAAAGCCCGAGTCTTGATTACTCACATTTTGTGTCCCTTCCTCTGGCTATACACCCTGAATTAGTCGAGAAGCTTATTAATTTCCAGAACTCCATATTACGAAGTTCTGAGTCTTGCTTGGATGAGACCGAGGATAGCGATACAAATGAAGATAATACAGACAATGAAGTTGAGGTTCAACATACTGTTAATGCACCAGATGTTGCAGTTGAACTTCAGGTGGATGATAAACGTGAGCAAATCAAAGCGAACATAAATATACCTGTCGTCAGCTATCTTCCTAAAACTTCAAAGGTTTCTACGCCATCTG ATTTGGGCATTGACAAGTCAATATTTATAAAACCTAAAACATTTCACCTAACGGTACTTATGTTGAAGTTGTGGAACAAGGAGCGAGTTGATGCTGCTTCTGAAGTCTTGAGG GGTATCTCCTCTAAAATAATGGATGCTTTGGATAATAGGCCAGTACTAATTAGGCTCAAGGGGTTG GATTGTATGAGAGGTTCTTTGGCCAAAGCCCGTGTTCTCTATGCTCCTGTGGAAGAGATCGGCGACGAAGGAAGACTGTTACGTGCCTGTC AAGTCGTTATTGATGCATTTACCGAAGCTGGACTTGTTCTGGAGAAAGATGCAAAACATAAATTAAAG TTGCACGCTACTGTTATGAATGCAAGACATAGGAAAAG taagaagaaaaagaagttcgATTCATTTGATGCTCGTGAGATTTTCAAGCAATATGGTTCGGAGGAGTGGGGTGAGTATCATATCCGTGAAGCTCATCTCTCACAAAGATTTGTGTTTGATGAAAATGGATACTACCATTGCTGTGCTTCCATACCTTTCCCTCATGAACAACAACATATGCAAGTTGATTGA
- the LOC103500597 gene encoding protein THYLAKOID ASSEMBLY 8, chloroplastic translates to MIFDFPPNLSKGYYSHCEKKKPNLHTAMASSLHSTFLKSQISIPIPTSTATAAVAVSFRVRCGPRDNRGPLVKGRTLSIEAIQAIQSLKRAERSDPTKLQQVLSTTLSRLLKADLVATLKELLRQERCALALEVFAVIRSEYRAELGLYAEVAAALSRNGAAEEIDRLVCDLDGRDGVIEWGDDDKGLIKLIKAVISGNRRESTVRIYRMMRRNGWGSMIKGDDYMIKVMSKGLRRVGEIELADEINREFQDLVGSL, encoded by the coding sequence ATGATATTCGATTTTCCCCCAAATCTCAGCAAAGGGTATTACAGTCATTGCGAaaaaaagaaacccaatctCCACACCGCCATGGCTTCTTCTCTTCACTCCACATTTCTCAAATCCCAAATCTCAATTCCGATCCCCACCTCCACCGCTACAGCCGCGGTCGCCGTTTCCTTTCGAGTACGCTGCGGCCCACGGGACAACCGAGGACCATTAGTGAAAGGCAGAACCCTAAGCATCGAAGCAATCCAAGCGATTCAATCCCTAAAACGGGCCGAGAGATCCGACCCGACGAAGCTCCAACAAGTCCTCTCCACTACACTCTCCCGATTGCTCAAAGCCGACCTCGTCGCCACCTTAAAGGAGCTCCTCCGGCAGGAACGATGCGCCCTAGCCTTGGAGGTTTTCGCCGTAATCAGATCAGAGTACCGCGCCGAATTGGGGCTGTACGCGGAGGTGGCGGCGGCGCTGTCGAGGAACGGAGCGGCGGAGGAAATCGACCGACTGGTTTGCGATTTAGACGGCAGAGATGGAGTAATCGAGTGGGGGGATGACGATAAGGGTTTGATTAAGTTGATTAAGGCGGTGATTAGTGGGAATAGAAGGGAATCGACGGTGAGGATTTATCGAATGATGAGGAGGAACGGTTGGGGATCGATGATTAAAGGTGATGATTATATGATTAAGGTTATGAGTAAGGGTTTAAGGAGGGTTGGGGAAATAGAATTAGCTGATGAGATAAATAGGGAATTTCAAGACTTAGTGGGGAGTTTATGA
- the LOC103500598 gene encoding auxin-responsive protein IAA27-like — translation MSKPLEHNYIGLTEASSMERSPEKNPSSSSSSDSTDSCSHVTNEEKKCATVSFKDTELRLGLPGSQSPERKSGSEISFFGNDFEDKQSNGFSSSCPLNLKNLVSGSKRGFSDAIDGSSAKWVFSGSNGSEVKLGEGAVLFSPKSGKPTIGGLGSNVNTPQSCVTLKAVKEVLPVPQSSNSVQEKKPQVSENGGAPLAKAQVVGWPPIRSFRKNTMTTTNSTKNTDEGEGKSGPSGCLYVKVSMEGAPYLRKVDLKLYSNYSELSLALEKMFSCFTIGQCGTEGHPTKERLSESNSKDFLHGSEYVLTCEDKDGDWMLVGDVPWEMFTESCRRLRIMKGSEAIGLAPRATEKCKNRN, via the exons ATGTCTAAACCTTTGGAACATAATTACATAGGATTAACGGAGGCTTCTTCGATGGAAAGAAGCCCTGAGAAGAATCCTTCATCGTCGTCTTCTTCTGATTCTACTGACTCTTGTTCTCATGTTACTAACGAGGAGAAGAAATGTGCCACTGTGAGTTTCAAGGATACTGAATTGAGGCTCGGTTTACCTGGTTCTCAGTCGCCTGAGAGGAAATCGGGAAGTGAGATTTCGTTCTTTGGGAATGATTTTGAGGATAAACAGAGTAATGGGTTCTCTTCTTCTTGTCCTTTGAATTTGAAGAATCTTGTTTCTGGGTCTAAGAGGGGTTTCTCAGACGCCATTGATGGGTCTTCTGCAAAATGGGTTTTCTCTGGAAGTAATGGATCTGAGGTTAAGTTGGGTGAAGGGGCTGTGCTGTTCTCGCCCAAAAGTGGGAAGCCGACGATTGGTGGCTTAGGGAGCAATGTTAATACGCCACAGTCTTGTGTTACTTTGAAAGCTGTGAAGGAAGTGCTTCCTGTTCCTCAATCTTCAAATTCTGTTCAGGAGAAGAAGCCGCAGGTTTCAGAAAATGGCGGTGCTCCTTTGGCTAA GGCACAGGTTGTGGGATGGCCACCCATTCGATCCTTCAGGAAGAACACCATGACCACTACCAATTCGACAAAGAACACTGATGAAGGCGAGGGCAAATCAGGACCATCTGGTTGCCTCTATGTAAAAGTTAGCATGGAAGGGGCTCCATATCTAAGGAAGGTAGATCTCAAACTGTACAGCAACTATTCTGAACTATCATTGGCTTTGGAGAAAATGTTTAGCTGCTTCACTATTG GGCAGTGTGGTACTGAAGGACATCCAACTAAAGAGCGTCTGAGTGAAAGTAATTCGAAGGACTTCCTTCATGGATCTGAGTATGTGCTGACATGTGAAGATAAAGATGGAGATTGGATGCTTGTTGGTGATGTCCCTTGGGA GATGTTCACGGAGTCATGTAGAAGACTCCGAATCATGAAAGGTTCTGAAGCAATTGGGCTAG CACCGAGGGCCACAGAGAAGTGCAAGAACCGAAACTAG
- the LOC103500599 gene encoding uncharacterized protein LOC103500599 isoform X2 — translation MDVGTDSFRNEKVQRFEEFVDRRLKPDLVHAIAERDKVFEQQKVFSDLRRNIENLEKNSITNLRTLVNLGSEVYVQGDVPDTRSIFVDIGLGFHVEFTWSEALKFISLKEERLTRQIEEYTQLIASIKAQIKLVCEGIRELLQLPAERTVEGRVF, via the exons ATGGATGTAGGAACCGATAGCTTTCGGAATGAGAAAGTTCAACGGTTCGAGGAATTTGTTGACCGTCGCTTGAAACCTGATTTGGTGCATGCAATCGCTGAAAG AGATAAAGTGTTTGAGCAGCAGAAAGTGTT CTCAGACCTTCGCCGGAATATTGAGAATTTGGAGAAAAATAGTATAACTAATCTCAGAACGTTGGTCAATCTTGGCTCTGAAGTCTACGTACAAGGCGATGT GCCAGATACACGAAGCATATTTGTAGATATTGGACTTGGGTTTCATGTGGAGTTCACATGGTCTGAAGCTTTGAAATTCATTTCTCTCAAAGAAGAAAGGTTAACCAG ACAGATAGAAGAGTACACTCAATTAATTGCATCAATCAAAGCGCAGATCAAGTTG GTTTGTGAAGGGATTCGTGAATTATTACAACTTCCAGCAGAGAGGACTGTGGAAGGACGAGTCTTTTGA
- the LOC103500599 gene encoding uncharacterized protein LOC103500599 isoform X1, which produces MDVGTDSFRNEKVQRFEEFVDRRLKPDLVHAIAERDKVFEQQKVFSDLRRNIENLEKNSITNLRTLVNLGSEVYVQGDVFQAYNFYLYRPDTRSIFVDIGLGFHVEFTWSEALKFISLKEERLTRQIEEYTQLIASIKAQIKLVCEGIRELLQLPAERTVEGRVF; this is translated from the exons ATGGATGTAGGAACCGATAGCTTTCGGAATGAGAAAGTTCAACGGTTCGAGGAATTTGTTGACCGTCGCTTGAAACCTGATTTGGTGCATGCAATCGCTGAAAG AGATAAAGTGTTTGAGCAGCAGAAAGTGTT CTCAGACCTTCGCCGGAATATTGAGAATTTGGAGAAAAATAGTATAACTAATCTCAGAACGTTGGTCAATCTTGGCTCTGAAGTCTACGTACAAGGCGATGT ATTTCAAGCTTATAATTTCTACTTGTACAGGCCAGATACACGAAGCATATTTGTAGATATTGGACTTGGGTTTCATGTGGAGTTCACATGGTCTGAAGCTTTGAAATTCATTTCTCTCAAAGAAGAAAGGTTAACCAG ACAGATAGAAGAGTACACTCAATTAATTGCATCAATCAAAGCGCAGATCAAGTTG GTTTGTGAAGGGATTCGTGAATTATTACAACTTCCAGCAGAGAGGACTGTGGAAGGACGAGTCTTTTGA
- the LOC103500602 gene encoding photosynthetic NDH subunit of subcomplex B 3, chloroplastic: METLHLGSYHLSSSSSFRSFNYITNSSHTLKRFRSLTFRRTQVRAVGTVSQSQSEATDPEEPPIVDLAFVNSVLLPDGTPDVHFRRACGGQKLRNIMLDSNIDLYGPYSRFLLNCAGGGTCGTCMVEIVEGKELLNPRTDIEKDKLKRKPKNWRLACQTTVGKPDSRGMLVVQQLPEWKAHEWGYEEVDLSELSESA; this comes from the exons ATGGAGACTCTCCATCTGGGTTCATACCATTTATCATCTTCATCCTCCTTTCGTTCCTTCAACTACATTACGAATTCCTCCCACACCCTTAAACGCTTTCGCTCTCTTACTTTCCGTAGAACCCAAGTCAGAGCTGTTGGCACTGTTTCCCAGAGTCAATCTGAAGCCACTGACCCTGAGGAGCCTCCGATTGTGGATTTGGCTTTCGTTAAT tCTGTGTTGCTTCCTGATGGAACTCCAGATGTGCACTTTCGTCGAGCTTGTGGCGGGCAAAAGCTTAGAAACATAATGTTGGATTCTAATATTGACTTGTATGGACCTTAT TCGAGATTTCTGTTGAACTGTGCTGGTGGAGGAACCTGTGGGACTTGTATGGTGGAG ATTGTTGAAGGGAAAGAGCTACTGAATCCTCGTACAGACATAGAGAAAGACAAACTCAAAAGG AAACCTAAAAACTGGAGACTAGCTTGTCAAACCACTGTGGGGAAACCAGATTCCAGAGGGATG CTTGTTGTTCAACAGTTGCCTGAGTGGAAAGCTCATGAATGGGGCTATGAAGAAGTAGATCTTTCAGAGTTATCTGAGTCTGCATAA
- the LOC103500600 gene encoding uncharacterized protein LOC103500600 isoform X2: protein MTGKTEFKSAADQKKKRKTISQAWRPVCTHACSSEDLSVKDDRVESEDGSQVQEMDCRMHSSTASAQPVEVVEEINVVTELSVNVGGDTNLEGQSVPSGEKFSVKLNVGSSLIRFVRGKGGSTQERIEEEMGVKIMIPSSKREEFVVIEGNSVDSVTKASEKIQSIIDEATKSPSLDYSHFVSLPLAIHPELVEKLINFQNSILRSSESCLDETEDSDTNEDNTDNEVEVQHTVNAPDVAVELQVDDKREQIKANINIPVVSYLPKTSKVSTPSDLGIDKSIFIKPKTFHLTVLMLKLWNKERVDAASEVLRGISSKIMDALDNRPVLIRLKGLDCMRGSLAKARVLYAPVEEIGDEGRLLRACQVVIDAFTEAGLVLEKDAKHKLKLHATVMNARHRKSKKKKKFDSFDAREIFKQYGSEEWGEYHIREAHLSQRFVFDENGYYHCCASIPFPHEQQHMQVD from the exons ATGACTGGTAAAACGGAATTTAAGAGTGCCGCTGACCAGAAGAAAAAGCGCAAAACAATCAGCCAAGCATGGAGACCAGTGTGTACCCACGCTTGTTCTTCTGAGG ATTTGTCGGTTAAGGATGATAGAGTTGAGTCAGAGGATGGAAGTCAAGTTCAAGAAATGGACTGCAGAATGCATTCCAGTACAGCTAGTGCTCAACCAGTAGAAGTAGTTGAAGAAATTAATGTCGTGACTGAGCTAAGTGTAAATGTTGGTGGAGACACGAACTTGGAGGGTCAATCTGTGCCTTCTGGTGAGAAGTTTTCAGTGAAACTGAAT GTAGGGAGCTCTCTAATTCGATTTGTCAGAGGGAAAGG TGGATCTACACAGGAAAGGATTGAAGAAGAGATGGGAGTCAAGATAATGATTCCATCATCTAAGAGGGAAGAATTCGTTG TTATTGAAGGTAACTCGGTTGACAGTGTAACCAAAGCTTCAGAAAAAATACAATCAATAATTGACGAG GCAACTAAAAGCCCGAGTCTTGATTACTCACATTTTGTGTCCCTTCCTCTGGCTATACACCCTGAATTAGTCGAGAAGCTTATTAATTTCCAGAACTCCATATTACGAAGTTCTGAGTCTTGCTTGGATGAGACCGAGGATAGCGATACAAATGAAGATAATACAGACAATGAAGTTGAGGTTCAACATACTGTTAATGCACCAGATGTTGCAGTTGAACTTCAGGTGGATGATAAACGTGAGCAAATCAAAGCGAACATAAATATACCTGTCGTCAGCTATCTTCCTAAAACTTCAAAGGTTTCTACGCCATCTG ATTTGGGCATTGACAAGTCAATATTTATAAAACCTAAAACATTTCACCTAACGGTACTTATGTTGAAGTTGTGGAACAAGGAGCGAGTTGATGCTGCTTCTGAAGTCTTGAGG GGTATCTCCTCTAAAATAATGGATGCTTTGGATAATAGGCCAGTACTAATTAGGCTCAAGGGGTTG GATTGTATGAGAGGTTCTTTGGCCAAAGCCCGTGTTCTCTATGCTCCTGTGGAAGAGATCGGCGACGAAGGAAGACTGTTACGTGCCTGTC AAGTCGTTATTGATGCATTTACCGAAGCTGGACTTGTTCTGGAGAAAGATGCAAAACATAAATTAAAG TTGCACGCTACTGTTATGAATGCAAGACATAGGAAAAG taagaagaaaaagaagttcgATTCATTTGATGCTCGTGAGATTTTCAAGCAATATGGTTCGGAGGAGTGGGGTGAGTATCATATCCGTGAAGCTCATCTCTCACAAAGATTTGTGTTTGATGAAAATGGATACTACCATTGCTGTGCTTCCATACCTTTCCCTCATGAACAACAACATATGCAAGTTGATTGA
- the LOC103500601 gene encoding aquaporin TIP2-1: MAWFTIGSFQDSLSLRSFKAYLAEFISTLLFVFAGVGSAIAYNKITSSGALDPAGLVGVAVCHGFALFVAVSIGANISGGHVNPAVTFGLLLGDQISLITTIFYWIAQLLGSIVACYLLKYVTGGLAVPVHSVAAGIGAAEGVVTEIVTTFGLVYTVYATAADPKKGSLGTIAPIAIGLIVGANILAAGPFSGGSMNPARSFGPAVVSGDFHDNWIYWVGPLVGGGLAGLIYFYAFMAYGPSPIPNDF, encoded by the exons ATGGCGTGGTTCACCATTGGAAGCTTTCAAGATTCCTTGAGCTTGCGCTCTTTTAAGGCTTATCTTGCTGAGTTCATCTCCACCTTACTCTTCGTTTTCGCCGGTGTCGGCTCCGCCATTGCATATA ATAAAATAACATCATCTGGAGCTTTAGATCCAGCAGGGCTGGTTGGGGTGGCAGTTTGCCATGGATTTGCTCTGTTTGTTGCGGTCTCCATCGGAGCTAACATCTCCGGTGGCCACGTGAACCCAGCGGTGACATTCGGGCTTCTTCTTGGAGATCAAATCAGCCTAATTACCACCATTTTCTACTGGATTGCTCAGCTTCTTGGCTCCATTGTCGCCTGCTACCTTCTCAAATATGTCACTGGCGGCCTC GCGGTTCCGGTCCACAGCGTCGCCGCCGGCATCGGAGCGGCGGAAGGGGTAGTGACGGAGATTGTCACCACCTTCGGTTTGGTTTACACTGTCTATGCGACGGCGGCAGACCCAAAGAAGGGATCTTTGGGCACAATTGCGCCGATTGCCATTGGTTTAATCGTCGGAGCAAACATCTTGGCAGCCGGACCGTTTTCCGGTGGATCGATGAACCCGGCCCGATCTTTCGGCCCGGCGGTTGTCAGTGGCGACTTTCACGATAACTGGATTTACTGGGTTGGGCCGCTCGTTGGCGGTGGCTTAGCTGGGCTTATCTACTTTTACGCCTTTATGGCTTATGGGCCCAGCCCAATTCCAAACGATTTCTAA